From the genome of Uranotaenia lowii strain MFRU-FL chromosome 1, ASM2978415v1, whole genome shotgun sequence, one region includes:
- the LOC129737903 gene encoding uncharacterized protein LOC129737903, translating into MSLKTRGIVFATFFGSCLVVGLLVAALTTDNWVESGAKRINSTEAQGRIHFGLFSGQKHLNVAYGWRQHEVNVLAIIRDEPDVISYWLWLGTAIGTGLGALSGAVSAVASVLKSSSASKKTGTMVVLFVSNFISGLSQTLSFVCWLLQFIQYLKHNVLVAEDRQLHWYSTGLASLGTSFYFVVAGLIVVIVNIILLIVATTMEKRERSRMLDPPTDEKMQGAIMLY; encoded by the exons ATGAGCCTCAAAACGCGTGGAATCGTGTTTGCAACTTTTTTCGGGAGCTGTCTGGTCGTGGGACTTCTGGTGGCCGCCCTCACCACCGATAACTGGGTCGAGTCCGGTGCCAAGCGAATCAACTCGACCGAAGCTCAGGGACGGATCCATTTCGGGCTGTTTTCCGGCCAGAAGCATCTGAACGTGGCCTACGGCTGGCGGCAGCACGAAGTCAATG TTCTAGCTATCATCCGCGATGAACCGGACGTCATAAGCTACTGGCTTTGGCTCGGAACCGCCATCGGGACAGGCCTGGGAGCTCTGTCGGGAGCCGTTAGTGCCGTTGCCTCGGTTCTCAAATCTTCATCAGCATCGAAGAAAACGGGAACCATGGTTGTGCTTTTTGTAAGCAATTTTATCTCGGGCTTGTCACAGACTCTGTCCTTCGTTTGCTGGCTTCTGCAGTTCATTCAGTATCTGAAACACAACGTACTGGTAGCGGAAGACAGACAACTTCACTGGTACAGCACCGGATTGGCTTCGCTCGGCACAAGCTTTTACTTTGTTGTGGCCGGATTGATCGTGGTTATCGTTAACATTATTCTTCTCATTGTGGCTACAACGATGGAAAAACGAGAACGCTCTCGAATGTTGGACCCCCCGACTGATGAAAAAATGCAAGGAGCAATCATGCTTTACTGA